The stretch of DNA ACGCTGTTCAACGCTCTTTCAAACGCCAAGGCCGAGTCGGCCAACTACCCGTTCTGCACCATTGAGCCGAATGTGGGCGTAATTACCGTACCCGACGAGCGGCTTCAGATTCTGGAGCAGCTGGTGAACCCTAAGCGGGTACTGCCCACCATCATTGAGTTTGTGGATATTGCCGGCCTTGTAAAAGGCGCCAGCAAGGGCGAAGGCCTCGGCAACAAATTTCTGGCTAACATTCGGGAGGTTGATGCCATCATTCACGTAACCCGTTGTTTCGACGACCCCAACATCGTGCACGTGGCCGGCGGCGTTGACCCCGTATTTGATAAGGACGTTATCGACACGGAGCTGCAAATCAAAGACCTGGAGAGCATCGATAAGAAACTGGCCAAGTCGGAGCGCTCTGCCAAGGGTGGCGATGCCCAGGCCAAGAAGGAAGTGGCTGCTCTGCAGAAGTTTAAAGCCGCCCTCGAAGGAGGCCAAAACGCCCGCGCCGTGGAGGCCACGCCCGAGGAGCTGGAAGCCGTAGCTGACCTGCAGTTACTGACTATCAAGCCGGTTATTTACGTGGCTAACGTAGATGAGGCCAGCGCTACTACTGGCAACGCCCACACGCAAGCCCTGCAGGCGCATGTGGCTAAGGAAGGTGCTGAGGTAGTACTGGTATCGGCGGCCATTGAGTCGCAGATTGCGGAGATGGAAGACCCCGAGGAAAAGGAGATGTTCCTGGCCGAGTATGGCCTGAAAGAGTCGGGTCTGAACCGCCTGATTCGGGCTTCCTACTCCCTGCTCAACCTGATTACCTACTTCACGGCCGGCGTGCAGGAAGTACGCGCCTGGACTATTCACAAGGGCGACAAAGCTCCCGCCGCCGCTGGTGTTATCCATTCCGACTTCGAGAAGGGCTTCATCCGTGCTGAGGTTATCAAGCTAGCTGACTACCAGGAGTACAAGACCGAGGTAAAAATTAAGGAAGCCGGTAAAATGGCCGTGGAAGGCAAAGAATACGTGGTGCAGGACGGCGACATCATGCACTTCCGCTTCAACGTGTAGTTAAGCAAAACTTCACGCCCGTCATGCTGAGCTTGTCGAAGCATCTCTGCTGCAATGCTAATGATTAGTTTGGCGGTAGAGATGCTTCGACAAGCTCAGCATGACGTTCTTTTTAATACTGCAATAAGCCATTGGCTTTATGGATGTAAAGGACAGTAATGGCAACCTGCTCGCGGAAGGCGACTCGGTTACCGTCACCAAAGACCTGAAGGTAAAAGGCATGGCGCAGGCGCTCAAGCGCGGCACCATGATTAAGAACATTCGCCTCACTAATAGCCCCGCCGAGATTGAAGGCAAAGCTGGTGGTAGCATGCTAGTTATCAAAACTGAGTTTGTAAAGAAGGCCTAGGCCACTCCTACAGTTTCTCTGCAACGCCAGTGCCCCGGCCAGAATTCGGTCGGGGCACTGGCATTTAT from Hymenobacter taeanensis encodes:
- a CDS encoding alkylphosphonate utilization protein; this encodes MDVKDSNGNLLAEGDSVTVTKDLKVKGMAQALKRGTMIKNIRLTNSPAEIEGKAGGSMLVIKTEFVKKA
- the ychF gene encoding redox-regulated ATPase YchF; protein product: MGLRCGIVGLPNVGKSTLFNALSNAKAESANYPFCTIEPNVGVITVPDERLQILEQLVNPKRVLPTIIEFVDIAGLVKGASKGEGLGNKFLANIREVDAIIHVTRCFDDPNIVHVAGGVDPVFDKDVIDTELQIKDLESIDKKLAKSERSAKGGDAQAKKEVAALQKFKAALEGGQNARAVEATPEELEAVADLQLLTIKPVIYVANVDEASATTGNAHTQALQAHVAKEGAEVVLVSAAIESQIAEMEDPEEKEMFLAEYGLKESGLNRLIRASYSLLNLITYFTAGVQEVRAWTIHKGDKAPAAAGVIHSDFEKGFIRAEVIKLADYQEYKTEVKIKEAGKMAVEGKEYVVQDGDIMHFRFNV